The stretch of DNA CCAACAGCAGCTTCCCATGGGCCGCTTCTCTTTGCAGCCTGCTCTTTCCAGCCCACCTCTTTGCCTGTGATTATATagtgctgcagcctcttcctTGTTGCTGAAGGGCTGGCTGGAGGATGGGATTCAGCTGATGTTCCTCTTGCACGCTTTCTCATGGggaatgctgcttctctcttgctCTTTTGCAGTCTCTTTGATTCTGTTGGCTTGGATGTCAGTTTAAAGAACACGGAGAGTGAGACTCCAGCCCAGTGCACTGGCCTGAGCTCTGAGGTCTGGGTGGCCCTGGAGACAAAGAAGACTCTTGAAGAAACATCTAATGAGAGGCCTACCCAGACAGAGAAGGTGCTGAGCAGGTGAGAAGATGGCTGGCTTTGCTTGTGGGTCACGAAACAGAGCCCTTGGCACGGGAGAGGCTGGGAGCCTGGCTTAAGACAGCACTGCAAGTGCTTGCTCAGCTTTTGACAGGGCTGTGGAGGGCAGTTTGTGCTTTGCAAGAGCTCAGCACCTGTTGATTCAGAGCGTGGCTTGTGAGGTCCTGCTCCAAATGGGAATATTCCCGAGCACAAAGAACGATCTGTAAGGCAGGGTGGGGACAAAGGAACCCTGTTGTGTCCTGAATGGCTTTCAGGCTTTGACTGCTCCGTGATCCCAGGCAGTAACGCTGGGCCAGGATGGCACTGGAGGGGCCCATGGCTCTGGGGAGCTTTCCTTGTGTGACACTTCTCTTTGTGCCCCTGGCAGAGACATCTCCCGGGGTTACGAGCGGGTCCCGATTCCCTGTGTCAATGCTGTGGACAGTGAGCCGTGTCCCAGCGACTTCAAATACATTGTGAAGAGCTGCTTCACCTCCGCAGTGGCCGTTGACAGCAACGTCACTCATTTACAGGTGAGGCTGCTGTGTGTCCTGTGTGTTgtcctgccctgggctgtgcaTTCAGAGGTGCTGCAGTGCACTGCAGCTCAGAGTGGGGTTTCCATTCCAGATGGGATTGTCTGGTCCCAACGTTGCCAGCAAATTGCAGCTGGGGCCGTAGCCCAGCTCTTGCCGTAGGAGACAGGTTCTGCTGGTCTTTGTTTCCGAGCCCTGAGCCATGCTCTGAGCTCAGCCGTGTGCTGTAGCATCAGACATGTGGCgctggctgctgtggctcctgttcagccttctgctctgttctgtgtCTGGAGAGTCAGTGAGTTGTTTGGGGCCCCTCCTCGTGCTGTCGCCCTCTGAGCGCAGCGTCCGACCGAGGTCTCCACTGTGATACCAAAGTCCTCcaagggctgagggctgtgagagCAGAGGTGAGGAAGTGTGGGGTGAGGGTGAGCCTGTCTGAGCCCTTGTCTCCTGTTGCAGCGCTGCGCGTGTGCGGACGactgctcctccagcacctgcGTGTGTGGGCAGCTCAGCGGGCGCTGCTGGTACCGGCAGGTGAGGACACAGAAGCGTCTCTTGGGTCAGAGCAGCGCTTGGAGCTGCCACTCGCAGCCTTGGGGCTGGATAAGAGCGCCTTCCAAacagctcctggcacagcaaATCTCTCCCTGTTGGAAAATGCCTCAAGTTGCAGTCTCAGCTCAGAGGGGTGTGTGGCAAGAACAAGAGTGAACtcagggaagctgctgcttgTTATTGGAGAGTGTTACTGCCATGGGAACCCAGCCATCAATGATGGCCACATGCTAGAGAGCATGTAACAACCCTTCTGTGAAATCAGCTTCCGTTTGTGAAGCACACAGCAAAAGCTGCCATATGTAAaccaggggaggggagagcagaggcatTCTGCCTGCTTCACTTTGTTGTGATCCTTGGGGATGAGGGCAAAGAAAAGGTGTCTTAACTGCAGTATTGCCAGAAGCCTGGTTGAGTTTGGGTAAGTGCTTTTGGAGCTTTGGGGGAGTGTTGTTTGGGAAGAGAATGTGGTTCCCAGAGCTTGGGAGCACTGGGCTAGTGCTCGGGAAGTGTCGGCTTTGTTGCAGAGACAGACTGAGCATCAGCTTGtcccctgcagcactgcagaatgCTCCTAGTGACGATGCACAGCGTTCTGGTGCTGCACAGGGTGATGCCAGGCAGCAAAAGTGGAGATGGTGCCTTGCTGTTGTCAGCtgtgggtggtggtggggagtgTGCCACAGTCAGGGCAGAGCAAACCCCCTGTATTAGTTGAGGTCTGGTGCTGGTTTGAGGGAGGTCGGGGTGAGGCTCTGCCTTGGGGCTCTCTGGGCTGTGTTTCTACTTGGGCAATCTGTGCTCTTGCTTGCCCTGGTCACAGTGGGTGACAGGAAGAGCCACTAACCCAGTCCTGAATGCCTCTCCATGTCAGGACGGCCGACTGCTGCCCGGATTCAACCAGAGGAACCCCCCGTGTATCGTCGAGTGCAACCCCATGTGCTCGTGCTGGCGAACCTGCAGGAACCGCGTGGTGCAGAACGGGCCCCGGTGAGAGGAGGGGCCAAGCGCAGCTTCCCTTGGCAAGACCAACACCAACCCCTCTGGGCCTGCCATAAaccacagagcccagagggagctttccccagccctggagatcaTTCATCCTGCCCTGAACTCCAGTGCtggctgagcaggaggcagggtgACTCACAGGATTCTTTCTCTGCCCATACACTCCCTCAGTAAaatgccacagagcagctcttaCCCAACAAGTTTGCAGCTGCAGcgtttcttccttgtgttgcagccagggagctggagatgatGGAGCTGCTCAATGCACTGGCCCTAGCAGAGGGCTAAAGGATCAGAGCACttccccctgcatcctgcagagctctgctgccttcagtCGCCGTGGCTCTTCCCTGCCTTCCCCCGAGTGCTGCCTGTGCACATGGAAGGGAACTGCTGAGGGTGGGATTCTGGTGTCCCAcgtgcccagccccagggagcaccttcagctgtagcagggggttgtgctggatgatctctggaccTCCTTTCCAGCCCCCCCCTGCTGtggcattctgtgattctgtgcccaGAGCGGTGCTGGAGTGAGCTCTgtcagggctggggatggaAATGCTCTTGTCTGTGTGGTGATGGGAGgttgctgcctttctgctccCATCTCTGGGACAAGCCGTTGTCTTCCTGCAGAGGGCTGCCATCAGCatgtttcctttgctcttttgcAGGGTTCAGCTACAGCTGTTCCGCACACGAGAGATGGGCTGGGGCGTGAGAACCATGGAGGACATTCCAGCAGGAACCTTTGTGTGCGAGTGAGTGATTCAGCTCTGGCCCACCCATCCCTGTCCAAaggcctgggggctgctgcccttTGCCATCGAGTTGGAACGGAGCCGAACGCTGGCTCTCAGGCAGGAGCTGTTGTAGGCTTTAAACTGGCCCATGGGCTCTGTGACATGGTTTGCAAAGGGTTTCCTGGGTTGCAATAGTGTGGTGAGTTCAGAGCTTCTACACAATGGAATGGGTCACAATAGCTGGGGAAACACAGGAAGGGCAGACACAAGCATCTTGCTTTGGGCTGTGAACAGCACAGACCCTGCAGTGGGGTGCAGGAGAGCCAGGGCCTGAGCCTGGCCATGAACGTGAGGAGAATGGGACTCACGTGCTGATCTTGGCCAACTGCTGTGCCTGGGCcgttcccttctcttccctcttcctacAAGGAGAGATTGCAAGCCAGGGCTGTgatggcaccagcctctcactGCTGCCTTCCCCGTGTGCCGCAGGTACGTCGGTGAGGTGATCTCCGATGCCGAGGCAGAGCTCCGTGAAGACACCTACCTGTTCGACCTGGACAACGAGGTGCTGTGTCTGAGGGGTGTGTCGAGGCCAACCCGGGCTCTGGCCTCTCCAGGAGAGCAAAGAGCCCGTTTGCCTCCATCCTGCTGCGCAGCAGGAGCCGAATCCCCCTCTAGAGGAGGGCTGTGACCTCCCTGGCTTTTAGTTAGGAGAGAGTGTGTGTGAGGCGAGGCTGAGGCTGGTTCAGGGGCCACAGCCCAGCAGCGCTGGGCCACCGCGGCACGTGCTGCCAGCCCCGGGTTTGGTGCTCGACAGAGGCTTGTGTGAAAGCCGTttgggcagcctgagctgggctgCTCAGGGTTTGTCCCTCGAGTGTGGACACGCAGTGTCGGCTGGGTGGGCTGTCAGCTCTGTAAGTTCCTGGGaaagagctgagctgggagaCTGAGCAGAGCCCGCTGCCTTCtcaagggctgcagcaggtcagGCTGGCAGGGAGCCGAGGCCtgttgtgctgggagctggcctgtgctgccctgtgcgGGCTGTCTCACAGCAGAAATGTCAGCTTGGGAAGTGCCACCTAAAGCTTAGAAGCAACGGTTTCACTTCAGGCAGGAGACGTGTACTGCATCGATGCGCGTTTCTATGGCAACATCGGCCGCTTCATCAACCATCACTGCGAGCCCAACGTCTTCGCTGCCAGGGTCTTCACATCCCATCAGGACGTGCGCTTCCCCAGGCTGGTCTTCTTCAGCGCGAGGGAcatcagagctggagagcagcttgggTAGGTGCCGGCCCTGGGCCGCAGggaggatggagagcagagggacgAGCGCTGGGCCGCTGCGAGCTGCTGGGCTCCAGCGCTGTGTTCCCGGGGCCGTGCCCCCGCCGGCACTCGCCATCCCCTGAAGCTTTGCCGAGCCCCAAACGGTGGCGGCGCCGCGGGCTGCCGCCCCCccccatcctgcagctctggctgccccatccctttggctgccccgtgctgctgctctgcactgagcCCGGCTCCGTCTCTCTCCCGCAGCTTTGACTACAAGGAGGATTTCTGGGCCGTCAAAGGCAAATCCTTCAGCTGCAAATGCGGCTCTGGCAGGTGCAAGTACACGAGCTGGGTGCTGGCCAAGCGCCAGGCGCGCGCCCTGTCCCGCAGCAGGAAGCCAAAGGAGGCCCCTGTCAGGAGCTGGGCGGCAAAGGCTCCACGGCACAGGCACTGAGTGGGTGTCAACCTGTGTGCTGGGCTTGGCGGGGAGAGGGTGAGCTGTCCCTGGCACTGcaaggggctgtgggcaggagagaagagagagagagaagagagaagagggaagagagaagagagaagaagagagaagagagaagagagaagagagaagaagagggaagagagaagagagaagagaagagagaagagggaagagggaagagagaagagagaagagggaagagggaagagagaaaagagagagaaagaagagagaagagagaagagagaagagagaagagagaagagagaagaagagaaaagacagaagtcagaagaggggattaggagaggagaggggaggagaggagaggagaggagaggagaggagaggatggggaTTGGTGGAGGAGGTGGGATaaaaggggaggagaagagaggatcaggggagtggagaagaggagaggagaagatgggaattgggggaggagaagaggggaattaggggaggggagaggagaggtggagaaaagagaggagaggatgggtATTGGGATAGGAGatgggagagaaagggaagaagaggacaggacggggagaagggaagggaagggaagggaagggaagggaaggggataaggggaagagaaggagaggagacaAGGGGAGTGAAGTAGAGGAGGAAGATTaggtgaggggaggggaggggagaggaggggatatgggaaggagagaagagaaggggACTGAAGTAGAGGTGGAGGAttaggggaggggagaggagaggactGGAATTGGGGGAGGAGACGGGATAAAATGGGAttagaggagaggagaggagaggagaggagaagagaagagagaagagaagagaagagaagagaagagaagagaagagaagagacgagacgagacgagacgagacgagacgagacgagaagagaagagaagagaagagaagagaagagaagagaagagaagagaagagaagagaagaagcCCACAGCCTgacctgcagctctccatcagTGTGGGACCTGCTGCCATCAGAGAAGCATCTTGTCACgtttgattttctgtttgtattcTATATCATTATATTTTGTTCTGTTacagaaacacttttccccGGCATTGTTTCAAAGTTCAAACACGGCTCCTTCTTGTGTTACAATTAAAAGTATTTGCCGCAGCTTGAAAGAACATTTAGTTCTCAATCTCCACATGTTGTCTCTAGGAGCTTGCTCTGACATATTCTATTGTCCCTCCTGTCCTCCACttgctggagaagaaacaggCACAGTACTGCTCAAGTGGCTGGGTGTGACATGTGCTTGAGGCACAGCATCTGTCTCAagggctgtgctgaggagacagcctggaaagcaaaggcagagcccGATTCCCCGTTCtgctgtgcagctttgcagctctGGCACTCTCCTGCTGTGCGGCTGAGCCTGAAGCCCCGAGGCTTTCCTGGGAGGAAGCAGCACTGAGgcctgagaagaggaaagattgcccagcatgaagctgctgtcagcctttggcaggcagggtggggtttctgagctgcctggtgctgccgtTCCTGGGGAGCACTGAAGGGCCAGGGCGGCTGCCTgtagctgcaggcaggagcgtgggcagcagcagtgagcggggctgtgtgcagctggggAACGGCTTTGGCACCGGCACCGGGACTGAAGTGCCCGAGCCCAGGGCAGCATCGGCAGCGTCGTTCCTTTCTGTCAGCGCCGGCTGCTCGGGGCATCGCTGCACCCAGCGTGCCCCTGGGAAAGGAAACAACACAGCTCCCATCCCTTACGGAGAGACGAAGCCACGATCCCACTGTGGGCACTGTGGCCTGGCTGGAAAtgcttgcagctgctttggctgcttgGTCCCACCATTTACAGCCCAAACACAACTGACTGGCCCCATAAGGCTCGCTCCCTCGGCCCTTCCCAGGCTGATTGCAAAGGGCTCCTGCTCACAGGCGTCTGCTCAACACACAAGTGGCTCCTGGCACTATTAAACACTTCCAGCCCTTGGCTTGCCATTCTCTCCCCGTTCATCACTCAACTCCTTGTCTAAGTCCACACCTGCTGGTATGAAATAGCAACAGAGGACAGGGATCTGGGGCCTGTGAATGGGAAAGCTCTcaagtctggtacctggttcaggcatgaaaggtgtcccacctgggaagcctgcttcccttttccttgcaggtgctatttacagctgaaacagttgctttttaaaagcaaaaccatcacaaaaagcccaaagaaacagctgggtgatttcccttccccagggctggccactggacaaggtgctggtcggcagcactctcagggtgcagggctgggcccaggacaggcctgctgcaggcaccacacttctggaggctcctgctaatgcagttcct from Colius striatus isolate bColStr4 chromosome 14, bColStr4.1.hap1, whole genome shotgun sequence encodes:
- the LOC133626738 gene encoding histone-lysine N-methyltransferase EHMT1-like, which encodes MGRSSLVPRKKSRGLKQRMADMEKSSAGTGLFDSVGLDVSLKNTESETPAQCTGLSSEVWVALETKKTLEETSNERPTQTEKVLSRDISRGYERVPIPCVNAVDSEPCPSDFKYIVKSCFTSAVAVDSNVTHLQRCACADDCSSSTCVCGQLSGRCWYRQDGRLLPGFNQRNPPCIVECNPMCSCWRTCRNRVVQNGPRVQLQLFRTREMGWGVRTMEDIPAGTFVCEYVGEVISDAEAELREDTYLFDLDNEAGDVYCIDARFYGNIGRFINHHCEPNVFAARVFTSHQDVRFPRLVFFSARDIRAGEQLGFDYKEDFWAVKGKSFSCKCGSGRCKYTSWVLAKRQARALSRSRKPKEAPVRSWAAKAPRHRH